Below is a genomic region from Pseudomonas svalbardensis.
GCCCGGATATGCTCTTGCATTTTTTCTGCTAGTTGGACCGCTCCGCAAAGACCTGTATTGGGAAGAATGCAGGCAAACTCTTCGCCACCATACCGAGCGACCAAGTCGTAGGGGCGCCCCCGGTGTCAGGATAGTTGTCGCCTCTCCGAATTTTCCTAAAAAAGCACATCGGGGGCGGAAAGAGACTGGTCGTGCCGTATTATTCATCTGAACGCAGAGCCGCATTACTCAAGATGCTGCTTCCCCCGCTGAACCTGTCGATGGCCGAGGTTTCCCGGCGCGAAGGGGTCAGCGAAATGTCTTTGTCCAACTGGCGCAAGCAGCTCAGTTCTGAAGGAAGTGCAGTGTCCGAAAACAAGCAATCGACTCAGAACTGGTCAGCCGAAACCAAGTTTGCTGTCGTCCTTGAAGCCGCCGGTTTGTCCGAGATCGACCTGGGCGAGTATTGCCGCCGCAAAGGCCTTTACCCCGAGCAAATCACGGCCTGGCGACAAGCCTTCATCACCGGCCAGAAATCGGAAAAGGCCCAGCAAAAAGACGATCGGGAGCAGTCTCGCAAAGATAAGAAACGCATCCAGGAACTTGAGCGCGAACTGCGTCGCAAAGACAAGGCGCTCGCTGAAACAGCCGCGTTGTTGGTGCTGCGAAAAAAGCTCAACGACTACTGGGGGACGAACGACAACGAGGACAACTAACGTCTTTGCCAGAGCGCCAGTTGCTCGTTGCCTGGCTAGGTAGCGCGGTCGCGGCAGGCGCCAGAAAAATCAGAGCCTGCCGGGAAATCGGTCTATCGCTGCGGACTTTGCAGCGATGGACTGAAACAGACGTTATCCAGGCCGATGCCCGAACGACTGTCACACGGCCAACGCCGCGCAATGCGCTGACCGAGGCTGAGCGACAAACGATCGTGGCGCTGTGCAACAGCCCTGCGTATGCCCACCTGCCGCCGAGCCAGATCGTGCCGCGCCTGGCCGATCAAGGGCGCTATCTGGCGTCGGAGGCGACGCTTTATCGCGTCTTGCGAGCAACGGGTCAACAGCAACATCGAGGCCGTAGTCAGCGCCCCAAGCGGTACGCAGCACCGACAACGCATGCGGCCAAAGCGCCCAATCAGGTGTGGTCCTGGGACATCACGTACCTGCCGTCGCCGATACGCGGCAAGTATTACTACCTCTATCTGATCGAGGATATTTACAGCCGCAAGGCCGTGGGCTGGGAGGTCTACGACGCGGAAAGCGGCGAGAAAGCCGCCGCGCTGCTGCAACGCAGCGTGATCGGCGAGCAGTGTTTACATGAACCGCTGGTGCTGCACTCGGACAACGGAGCGCCGATGAAATCGGTGACGCTGTTGAGCAAGATGTACGAACTGGGCATCACGCCCTCGCGGGGCCGACCGCGGGTCAGCAACGACAATCCCTACTCGGAGTCGCTGTTTAGAACACTGAAATACTGCCCGCAATGGCCGCAAGATGGCTTTGCCAGTTTGGACGCTGCACGAGCGTGGGTGAGGGATTTCATGCGCTGGTACAACAACGAGCACCGGCATAGCCGTATCCGGTTCGTCACGCCGGCTGAGCGGCATCGAGGACTGGACCATCAGGTCTTGGCCCGGCGACATGAGCTGTACGAACAAGCCAAGGAGCAAAAGCCGGAACGGTGGTCGGGTCGAACACGTAACTGGGAACCGATCGGCACCGTGCTGTTGAACCCGGATCGAGAGCAGCAGGTCGAGAAAAGAGCGGCATAGTTAGACGGTTGACGCGACAACTACCTTGAAAAACGCCGGGCGTCTAACCGTTTCAGATAACGCTTGGGCAACAGATTTCAAGCAGCTATCTCCAGCCTGGTGCCCATATTGGTCGTTGTAGCGTTTGAAAAAGTCAACATCCACCATGATGAGCGACAGCGGCTTTTGCTCTCGAAAGCACTGGCGCCAATCCGCCAATATGTCCTCATCGAATTTGCGTCGATTAGCCACTCCAGTAAGGCCATCCATTAATGCCATGGAACGCAGTAGATCGTTCTGTAGTTTCAGGGTCAGGTGTGTTCGCACACGGGCTCTAACAATGATTGGATTGATGGGTTTGCTGATGAAGTCGACCGCGCCAAGTTCCAGACCTAGTACCTCATCCGACTCCTGCTGCTGTGCGGTAATGAAGATGATGGGGATGTCCTGGGTCGCAGGGTCAGCCTTGAGTCGACGGCATACTTCATGCCCGTCCACACCCTCCATGACCACGTCCAGCAGAATCAGGTCGGGTAGTTGGGTCTGGCATACCGTGATCGCCTGCTCACCGTTGGTGGCCATGAACACATCACAGTCCTCACGAAACAACTCATGGAGTACCCGAATATTAATCGGTTGGTCGTCGACAATGAGGAGTTTGGGACGGTTATGGGGATGTGGTAACCAGGTTTCCATCGATTGTTCCATCAGGCAGATCTCAACAGTTCACGACCAATCGGCATCGCAGCGGAAAAGTCTAGCGACTGCACCATAACAACCAGTTCGTCGAACTGTGGGCGCAGGGATTGCGGCGTTTTTGACGCCAATGCGTCTGCCAGCTCTATGGCTTGAAGGTTGCCCGCTTCCAGCAACAGCAAAATCTCCTCAAGGGATTCTCGCCATTGCTTGAGCGCCATCAATTCGGAGTCACAGACCTGTGCGCTCGGGCTCTGACCAAAGTCGACATTCATCTGCTCAAGGCTTTGTTGCAGTAATCTGCTCAACTCATCAAACCATGTTGAGTCAGCAAAGATGCGCGCTACAGACCCTGCATCTGCGGATTGTAGTTTTTGCTCCAGATCGCCGGCCAGTAGCGACATCGCCTTGGCACCCATGGTGCCGCTGCTGCCTTTAATGGAATGGAGCACGAAAGCTGCCCCCGATGCGTCTCGCCGCTGGATCTGATCGTGCAACCGGCCAAGCAGTTTTTCTAGCGCGGGGCCAAAGTTACGCAGCACGTTGCGGATCAAATCGAGGTCGCCACCAAAGCGACTAATGATTGATGCACGCGACTCGATCACGCCTTCTCCTGTATCGGCTTGGCCCGAGCCTGGAGATGCCTTGCGATCCTCAAGGCCCACTTGAAAAAGCAATGTTGCCACGAGTTGTTCCAGATCGATGGGCTTGCCGACATGCTCATTCATCCCCGCAGCAAGACAGGCCTCACGGTCGGTATTGGAGGCATTCGCGGTCATCGCCACAATCGGCAGCGCTGCAAAGCGTGGATTCGATCGAATGCGACGGGTCGCCTCCAAGCCATCAATATCCGGCATCTGGATATCCATCAACACGACGTCGAAGGGCACACTCTCAGCCATCACCCTGCTCACCCCTTCCAGCCCACCTTCAGCCAGCGTCACTCGAGCGCCTTCCCCTGTCAGTAACTCATCGGCAACCTGTCGATTAAGCATGTTGTCTTCCACCACCAATAGCCGCAGCCCGGCTAGACGCTGCGGCCTGTCAACAGTTGACTTGGACGGGAGTGACTGCGCAAGGCCTTTGCCGTTGAGTGCTCGCTGAACAGCGTCGGCTAACTGCTTGGGCGTGACAGGCTTGGTGAGAAACCCCACGAAGGGAGCGTCTCCCATCTCGTTTGCGTCGGCCAGCACTTCACGGCCGTAAGCGGTAATCATAATGACCATTGGAGGAGGTACGCCGTTGCCCTGCTGACGGATCAATTGAGCAGCGCTCAGGCCATCCATATCGGACATCCGCCAGTCCATCAGTACCACGTCGTAGGCTTCGCCTCTCGCTTGGGCGTTTTTCACCCATTCCACTGCTTGCGTGCCACCACTCACGTGGTCGGCCTCCCACCCTAATGCATGAACGGTTCGCAACAGCAATTCACCCGCCATGGCGTTGTCGTCGACTACCAGTATCCGTATGGACACATCGACTCCAGGGCTGTCAGATCTCAGCAGCGAACTGGGCGCTACATCCAGGGTGATATCGAACCAGAAGCGACTTCCCCTACCCTGCTGGCTCTCCACCTGAAGTTCACCGCCCATCAAGCTGACCAACCGCTTACAGATCACCAAGCCCAGACCGGTGCCGCCAAAGCGGCGGGTGGTTGAAGCCTCGGCCTGAGTGAATCCTTCAAAAATGCGCTGAAGTTGCTCCGGGTTGATACCGATACCTGTATCAGAAACAGCGATGCGCAATCTCACGGAGTTTTCCGTGCGCATCAGTTGCTCGACGCTGACCACGATCTGGCCTTCCAGGGTGAACTTGAGGGCGTTACCCGCCAGGTTGATCAGCACCTGTTGCAGCCGCAGGCTATCGCCTATCAGGTCGTTAGGTAGATTGGAGTCCAGGTCGAACATGACCTCGACTTCTTTCTGGCCCTGGTTGCCGGCCAGCACAACGGCGAGGTCACGCATGAGCGATTCGAGTTCGAATGGGTGAACGTCGAGTTGCAGCTTGCCAGCCTCAATCTTGGAGTAATCAAGGATGTCATTGAGCAAGCCCAGCAGTGATTTCGCAGCGGACTGTGCTTTGGTCACATAGTCGAGTTGACGACCATTCAGGTCAGTGTTCTGCACCAACTGCAACATGCCCAGCACGGCGTTCATCGGCGTGCGTATTTCGTGGCTCATGTTGGCCAGGAACGACGATTTGGCTGCACTCGCGGTGTCGGCCTGTTCCTTGGCATACAGCAGATTTGACTCCAGCTCGCGCTGGGAGGTTATATCCCGATTGATACCCGTCACACGCAAAGCCGCACCGCTCGGACTGCGTTCGACCTGCGCGCCTGCCTGTATGAAGCGGATCTGGCCGTCCGGGCGAACGACACGAAAAGTGGTGTCGTACACACCACTCCCCTCGACTGCGGCACTCAGCTTTTCAGCCGCTGCCACCGCATCTTCGGGGTGAACTCGCGAATACCAGTGCTCATAATCCAGACCATTATTGCGCAACGTCAGTGGCTGACCGTAGAACTCGAACATGCGATCATTCCACTGCAAGGCATTGTCGGCCAACGTCCATGACCAGACGCCCAGTTCGGCTACTTCAGCTGCCATCAGCAACTGATCATGAATCGCCATCAGTTCACTACGTTGTTGCTGTGTTGTCTGCAGGCTCGCAGCCAGCTCCCTTTCCGCCGCTTTACGTTCGGTGATGTCCACCGCGATGCCCAGGTAGCCGCTCAATTTCCCTTCGTCATCACGCATGGAGGTGACCACCAGCGTGACAGGAAACCGCGAGCCGTCCTTACGTATGTAAGTCCACTCCCGGGTTTCTGCACCTTCAAGCTCAGGTTTATGGGTAAACACACGGAAACCATCGATTGCCTGAGCGTACTCCTCGCTCAGTTCAACGCTACGAGCAGCGAGTTCCTCTGGCACATGTATCGATTCAGGTGTGTTTTGACCCAGCAACTCATCGGCGTGATAGCCCAACAAATGCTCGGCGCCTTTGTTGAACACACGGATAACGCCATCGAGATCCGTCGCAATGATCGAGACCTCAGTGGCCGAGCGCAGCACAGTGCCTAACAATAGATTGAGATGCCGCAACTCGGAAGTTCGCTGAGCAACCTGCTCCTCCAGGTTTGAATTGAGTTCAAGAATTCGGGCTTCTGCTACTTTTTTCGCCGAGATATCCCTTAACGTCTTGGAGACTCCAACCACGCGACCACCCTCGCCCTTAATGGGTGAGATGCTGGCGGAGATATCGATCAGCCGGCCATCTTTACGGCGGCGTTGGGTATCAAAGCCAGTGATATTCTCCCCGGCCCTTATGCGCGCAAGGATATGGGCTTCCTCAGCTACCAACTCCTCAGGAACAACCAGACTGACCAACGTCTGGCCCACAGCCTCCTCGGCGGTATAGCCAAAAAGGTGTTCGGCCCCCTTGTTCCAGTTGGTGACGATGCCATCGAGTGTTTTTCCAATAATGCCATCGACCGAGCTTTCGACGATGGCGGCCAGCCTTGCCTGTTCGGCGAGTATCTGCCGCCGACGTTGACGGCTGACACTCACGACACTCGTCAGAGTAGCCAGTAGAAGAGTAAGCAGACCACCCATTAACAGGACGACTGTTGGTGAAACCTGATGCAGGCGCTGGATGAACAACGGGTGCGCGCCGAGTTCGATTTGCCATCGCCTCCCGTACACCTCGCGCTCCAACTGATGGGTCATCAGCGTTTCACGGCTGGCCGAATCGTCGGTGCTTTCATAAAACAGCTTCTCTTGCCCTGGGACGGTGATATCCCTCAGCCGCAGATGCACCGCTTCATTTTCTATGCGCAGGCCCTTAAGTACCTGCTCTGTCTGCAACACGACATAGCTCCAGCCAAACGCTGCTGTCTCTCGGTCAACAGCGGTCGCCGGAGTCTCTCCGCCGCGAAAGATGGGCATCAACACCAGGAAAGACTGCTGCGGTTTCGCTGTGTCCTGTATCAAAGTGATGGGCCCGGTTATCCGTGCCACACCGCTTTGTATCGAGGATTGGGCAGCCTCTCGCCGCGCTGTTTCCGACGCTATGTCCAAGCCAATTGCAGCCTGGTTACCCTCAGCCGGTTCGACATACTGGACAACGTAACGCTCGCCTGAATGGGGTGAGAATTGACGAATGGAGAAATCGGCTTTGCCATCGGTCCGAGCGTATTTGAGAAACTCCCGTTCATCGCGCTCCGATACTCGCCTGATAAAGCCCAAAGCACTGGCGCCGGGGAACTCGGCAGCGAGGTCGCGCGTTTTGTGATATTGGCCAAAAACTTCGCGACTGATGCCATGTTCACCCGCTGTCAGCACCGCTCCACGAGCGCCACGCAATCCGTATTGGTAAAGATCGAGGCGAGTTAAAACCAGCTCTGCGGCTTCCTCTGTAGCCGCGGCGATCGCGTCTTGAGCCTGCTGTTCGTTGATGCGTTCGAGGATCCAGCCACCCAGGATGCTTGCCCCTAACCCCACCACCAGAGTGATGGCTACTCCCCTGCTCAATGCAAAAAACTTATGTTTTCTCACCCGCATTGTCCCATTGCAGAAGACCTTCAAGCCTTCAATATTAAAGTTAGAACCCTGTTGAGAGCGTCTGTAACTTAGTTTGCATGCATCACCCCCGAATGCGCTCAGGCCAGGCCCGCCAATCGTTGAAGTCTTTCGAGGTCCGCTTCAGGCTCTCCATTATTCATAGCACCCTATGCCCCTGGCCCTCCCACTTCTGGATTTGATAAAGCACACAAAGCTCGCCTATTCGGTGCAGCAACGCAGCACTCTGTAGTGGAGCAGCCAACAGCGCTGCTTATCACGGAGCGGGCCACCCCTACACCAGTTTGATCAATGCCATTAAACGATTGGGAGGGCTTACCAGAGTCACGGCGATATCCACTTTAATTTTGGGTGTAAAAAGGCCTGTTGCAAACGATTCGTGCGCCGGATCTGAAAATACCGCTGATTATGATCACCGGGCGTTCCGATCGAGAAAGTGTCTTGGCAGTCAAGTCTCTGGGGAGCAGCGCTTTTTTTACCAAGCCGTTTCAAGTGTCGCGTGTCTTTGAATGCTTCACAACCGAATCTGTTCCTCACCGGCGGACTATACAAGCAAGCAAACAGCTCGCAGGTAAATAGGCGGGGGGATGCATGAATGCTGCGATAGCGGAATAACTCGAGTGTCTTAAGCCCTGCACTGCGACGGTGCGACGCCGCCGTCCGTTATGTCGCAAGTCAGGTGGACATAACATTCCGATTAGCCGCTGACGCAGCTATGCTCGCTAGGCATACAAACATCGGCCAGCGCTTTTGGCAGACTACAAGCCTGCCGTAGTTGTGTGCTGCAAGGTGCTCGTGACGCAGCCATCAGGTCTAGAGCTGCGTCGGGAGCACTCCCACCCTCATCACTCCATTCGTCGAGGGCGTGTCATGCAAGGAAACATGGACAGTCATTGGACCCACGTCTTCTTCCGGTTCTGGCGTCTGCCTGCCATTTACTATCGCCAGTGGAGCGAATCACGTCGTAAATTCGAGTACGAATCACTGCTGCGCTCGGAGTTGTTCAGCGCCGAACAGATGGCCAGCCATGGAACTCTACTGGCCCAACAGCACCGTATTAGCGGCCGCACCGCGAAAGACTCGCTGCTGGCGCGCCTGGCTGACAACGAGACGACGCTAGCCAGTAGCTGCAAGGCGCTCACTGCGGCACCGTTGTCCGCCCGGCGTGCAACACCGGCAGCGGAATGGTTGTTGGACAACTATTACCTGGTCGAAGAGCAAATCCGCACCACCAAGTCCCACCTGCCCCGAGGCTACAGCCGTGAGTTGCCGCAATTGGCCGATGGCCCGTCGGCTGGATTGCCACGGGTCTACGACATCGCTCTGGAGACCATTTCACATGGCGACGGCAGGGTCGATGAGGAGAGTCTGAGCCGTTTTGTAGTGTTCTATCAGACGATAACACCCCTCACACTCGGCGAATTGTGGGCGATTCCGATCATGCTACGCCTGGCTCTGATCGAGAATCTGCGGCGAGTAGCTTCGCGAGTCATGTCTAACTGGGATGACCGCAACCTGGCCAATGACTGGGCCGATCACTTGATCGAAACCGCCGAGCGCGATGCCAAAAGCGTGGTTCTGACGGTAGCTGACATGGCGCGCTCGGAGCCGCCGATGACCTCATCATTCGTCGCTGAACTGGCGCGACGGCTACAAGGGCAAAGTGCCGCGCTGATACTGCCATTGGCCTGGATCGAGCAGATGCTCAGCGAGTCAGGACTCAACATCGAGCGCCTGGTGCAGGTGGATGCCCAGCAGCAAGCCGCCGATCAGGTGTCCATCAGCAACAGCATCGCCAGCTTGCGTCTGATGTCGGCCATTGACTGGCAGGAGTTCGTCGAACACCTGAGCCACGTCGAGCATGTGTTGCGCACAGACCCGGCAGGGATCTACGCGCGTATGGATTTCGCGACCCGAGATCACTATCGGCATGTGGTCGAACGCTTGGCCAGGAACTGTGACCAGACTGAAAAAAGCGTCGCACAAGCGGCCATCGCCCTGGCCGATGCCCGGACAAGGCCCCCACCCGAGGGTGACGTGGCTGGACATGTGGGTTACTACCTGGTGGGCCCTGGACTCAATGAACTCGAGCATCGAATCGCCGCTCGAGTGCCCTTGGGCGAGCAATGGCCACGCCTGCTGCTTCGCGCACCACTGACCTTCTACCTGGGTCTGGTGTTGATCCTGTCAATGCTGTTCGCCTGGCCTTTCCTTGAGGCCGTTTATCTCGACGCAAGGCCTGGATACCTGCTGGTATTGCTCGCGATACCCACGCTGCTGATGTCCAGCCGCTTGGCCATCGGGCTGGTCAATTGGCTGATCACTATCACCATGCCCCCCTGCATTCTTCCCCGACTGGATTACAGCCAGGGTATCCCGCTGCAAGCGCGCACGTTGGTGGTCATTCCCACCCTGATATCCCATTGCGTGGATGTCGAAGAGTTGGTCGAAGGCCTGGAAGTACGCTTCCTGGCCAATCGGGATGCCAATCTGCACTTCGCCCTGCTCACCGATTTCATGGATGCTCCCACCCAGGAGCTGGAGCAGGATGCGAGCCTGATGTTGCTGGCACGGCGGTTGATTGAAGGGTTAAATCAGAAATACCCCGACCCACACAATGACCGCTTTTTCCTGTTGCACCGACCAAGACGCTGGAACGAGGCCGAGCACACCTGGATGGGCTATGAGCGCAAACGCGGCAAACTCGCCGAGCTCAATGCCCTGCTGCGAGGCCGGGGCCAGGAGTACTTTTCACTGATCGTGGGCAATATCCAGGCACTGACTGCCGTTCGATACGTGATCTCCCTCGACACTGATACCCAATTACCACGTGATGTTGCACAGCGCTGCATCGGCGCGATGGAGCACCCGCTCAACCACCCCGTGTTCGACCCGCACAAGGGCCATATCAGCAGCGGTTATGCAATTTTGCAACCGCGAGTGGGCATCAGCCTGCCGAGCAGTGCACGCTCTTCCTATGCTCGGCTGTTCGGGAGCGATGCAGGCGTCGATCCCTACACCCGCGCGGTTTCGGACGTCTATCAGGATCTGTTCCAGCAGGGTTCATTCATTGGCAAAGGCATCTACGCCGTGGATGCTTTCGAGCACGCCCTGGAAGGCTGTTTCCCAGAGAACCGCATCCTGAGCCACGACCTGATCGAGGGTTGTTATGCCCGCTCGGGGTTACTCAGCGACGTGCAACTGTTCGAAGAATACCCCACCCGTTACAGCGCCGACGTCAAGCGCCGGCATCGCTGGATTCGCGGGGACTGGCAGTTGCTGCCTTGGGTCATGCCCTGGACGCCCAAGGCAGGTGGAGAGCTAGAGCGCAATCGTCTTTGCGCCGTGGCACGCTGGAAAATTTTTGACAATCTTCGGCGCAGTCTGGAGCCGAGCGCTTTCCTGATAATGTTGCTGTGGGGCTGGCTTGGAGCAATGGAGCCTGGTTCGTGGACCTTCGCGGTGCTTATCCTGGTACTGATCCCACCGCTGTCGAGCGCCTTGCAGGAGCTAATGCACAAAACCGTCGACGTTCCGATCGAGCAGCATTTGACCGCTGCCCTGAGCACCTCCAGCCAACACTTTATGCGGGCGGTCCTTCCTCTGGTCTGGCTGCCGTTCGAAGCGTTATACAGCCTGGATGCAATCGGCCGTACGCTGTGGCGCATGCTGATCAGCAAGCGTCGTCTGTTGCAGTGGAACCCTTCACGGGAAGTAGAACGCAGCGACAGCAACACGCTATCTGAGCTGTACCGCACAATGTGGATAGCCCCATTGCTGACGACGGTCCTTTTTGTACTGTTACTACCCACTCCGAACGTGCTCGCCCTGGCCGGACCCTTTTTGGTGCTGTGGCTGACGAGCCCGGCTGTCGCTTGGTGGCTCAGTCGGCCTTCCCCCCGGGCGAAGTTCAATCCTTCAGCGCTGGAGCTGCGCTTCCTGCGCTCCCTGGCGCGCAAAACCTGGGCGTTCTTCGATCAATACGTCGGTCCGGCCGACAACTGGTTACCCCCTGACAACATCCAGGAGCAGCCCCACCTTGCCATTGCACACCGTACATCGCCGACCAATATGGGCATGGCGCTGCTGTCCCATCTGGCCGCGCACGATTTTGGCTATCTGAGTGGCGAGCGGCTACTGGAGCGCCTCGATCAGTCCTTGTCCAGCATGGCTGGCCTTGAGAGCTACCGCCGGCACTTCTACAACTGGTATGACACCTTGACGCTCAAGCCCTTGCCACCGCTCTACGTGTCGACGGTAGATAGCGGGAATCTGGCAGGGCTGCTATTGACCTTGCGCCCAGGGCTGTTGGACCTGATTGATGCGCCACTGTTTGATCTGCGGGTGGTCAATGGGCTGATCGACACCCTGAATGTGCTGCAAGACACCCTTCTCGCCGCGGGCCTGGACGACGCCGAGGTACGAACCCTGCAAGACGAAGCGCTCCTGGCGCAGGCCCGGATTGTTTCGAACCCTGACGACGCCCCCGAGACGCTCCTGACCTTGCTGGAGCGCATGCATGCACCCACTGCCCTCAGCGACTTGGCGACGGTCGGTGAGGCCGCTTTCTGGCTCAAGGCATTGTGCGCGCAATGTCAGGATCTGCAGGCCGAGCTGCTGCGCTTTAGACTGCCGCCCGCCATCGACAGGGCAGAGCCGTTGGCGCTCAGCTGGCGCCAATTGGCGCAAATCGATGTCGCTCGCTGGTTGCCGGCTCAGCAGGCTCAAGTGACGTCCGTGCAGCGCCTGGCTGTGCAGCGCATTGCCTCGGTCACCCGCCTGGCCAATCTGGCCGACACCATGGCGAACATGGACTTCTCCTTTCTCTATGATTCCCGGCGCAATCTTTTCGCTATTGGCTATAACGCCAGCGACCACAAGCTGGATACGGGTTATTACGACTTGCTGGCCTCAGAGGCGCGGCTGACCAACTATGTGGTTATCGCTCAAGGCCAGTTACCTCAAGAAGGCTGGTTTAGCCTTGGAAGGCTGCTCACCAGCAGCGGCGGCGTACCCGTGCTGCTGTCATGGACAGGCTCGATGTTCGAGTACCTGATGCCCATGCTGGTAATGCCCAACTACGAAGGTACCCTGCTCGACCAGACCTGCCGCGCCGCGGTCGCCTTGCAGATTGAGTACGGCAATCAGTTGGGCATTCCCTGGGGAGTTTCCGAGTCGGGTTACAACATTCAGGATGCTCACTCCAACTACCAGTATCGCGCATTCGGTGTACCAGGCCTGGGTCTCAAGCGAGGCCTTGGCGAAGACACCGTTGTCGCCCCCTATGCCAGCGCCCTGGCGCTGATGGTGGCCCCCGAGGCCTCGTGCCGGAACCTGCAGCGACTTGCCGCGCTGGGCCTGGATGGGCGCTATGGCCTGTATGAAGCCGTGGATTTCACCGAGGCGCGCTTGCAACGCGGGCAGCGCTGCGCAGTCG
It encodes:
- a CDS encoding GH36-type glycosyl hydrolase domain-containing protein, coding for MDSHWTHVFFRFWRLPAIYYRQWSESRRKFEYESLLRSELFSAEQMASHGTLLAQQHRISGRTAKDSLLARLADNETTLASSCKALTAAPLSARRATPAAEWLLDNYYLVEEQIRTTKSHLPRGYSRELPQLADGPSAGLPRVYDIALETISHGDGRVDEESLSRFVVFYQTITPLTLGELWAIPIMLRLALIENLRRVASRVMSNWDDRNLANDWADHLIETAERDAKSVVLTVADMARSEPPMTSSFVAELARRLQGQSAALILPLAWIEQMLSESGLNIERLVQVDAQQQAADQVSISNSIASLRLMSAIDWQEFVEHLSHVEHVLRTDPAGIYARMDFATRDHYRHVVERLARNCDQTEKSVAQAAIALADARTRPPPEGDVAGHVGYYLVGPGLNELEHRIAARVPLGEQWPRLLLRAPLTFYLGLVLILSMLFAWPFLEAVYLDARPGYLLVLLAIPTLLMSSRLAIGLVNWLITITMPPCILPRLDYSQGIPLQARTLVVIPTLISHCVDVEELVEGLEVRFLANRDANLHFALLTDFMDAPTQELEQDASLMLLARRLIEGLNQKYPDPHNDRFFLLHRPRRWNEAEHTWMGYERKRGKLAELNALLRGRGQEYFSLIVGNIQALTAVRYVISLDTDTQLPRDVAQRCIGAMEHPLNHPVFDPHKGHISSGYAILQPRVGISLPSSARSSYARLFGSDAGVDPYTRAVSDVYQDLFQQGSFIGKGIYAVDAFEHALEGCFPENRILSHDLIEGCYARSGLLSDVQLFEEYPTRYSADVKRRHRWIRGDWQLLPWVMPWTPKAGGELERNRLCAVARWKIFDNLRRSLEPSAFLIMLLWGWLGAMEPGSWTFAVLILVLIPPLSSALQELMHKTVDVPIEQHLTAALSTSSQHFMRAVLPLVWLPFEALYSLDAIGRTLWRMLISKRRLLQWNPSREVERSDSNTLSELYRTMWIAPLLTTVLFVLLLPTPNVLALAGPFLVLWLTSPAVAWWLSRPSPRAKFNPSALELRFLRSLARKTWAFFDQYVGPADNWLPPDNIQEQPHLAIAHRTSPTNMGMALLSHLAAHDFGYLSGERLLERLDQSLSSMAGLESYRRHFYNWYDTLTLKPLPPLYVSTVDSGNLAGLLLTLRPGLLDLIDAPLFDLRVVNGLIDTLNVLQDTLLAAGLDDAEVRTLQDEALLAQARIVSNPDDAPETLLTLLERMHAPTALSDLATVGEAAFWLKALCAQCQDLQAELLRFRLPPAIDRAEPLALSWRQLAQIDVARWLPAQQAQVTSVQRLAVQRIASVTRLANLADTMANMDFSFLYDSRRNLFAIGYNASDHKLDTGYYDLLASEARLTNYVVIAQGQLPQEGWFSLGRLLTSSGGVPVLLSWTGSMFEYLMPMLVMPNYEGTLLDQTCRAAVALQIEYGNQLGIPWGVSESGYNIQDAHSNYQYRAFGVPGLGLKRGLGEDTVVAPYASALALMVAPEASCRNLQRLAALGLDGRYGLYEAVDFTEARLQRGQRCAVVYSFMAHHQGMSLLALTFLLLDRPMQRRFESDPQFQATTLLLQERVPKTAAQYLHAASAPAADRASRIHETKLRVFSDPDRKRPAVQLLSNGRYHVMVSSAGAGYSRSNEIAVTRWHEDFTCDNWGMFCYLRDVASGTFWSAAHQPTLRHPESYEAIFTDARAEFRVREQDFDTHTEIVVSPEDDIELRRLHITNRAQVRRSIELTSYAEVVLASAISDAMHPAFSNLFVQTELLHPLQAIICTRRPRSSQETVPWMCHLLAAHGVDVDALSYETDRARFIGRGRNVVAPAAMDDEVEHLSGTAGPVLDPIVAIRCRVTLDPGQTATIDLVTGLADSRDNCLHLIDKYRDRHLADRVFDLAWTHSQVLLRQLNASLSDARLFEQMAASIIYASAALRAESSVLVANRRNQSSLWGQAISGDLPIVLLQISDLANIEFVQQVVKAHAYWRQKGLSVDLVIWNEDQAGYRQQLQDLIMGLVTSGSEASLVDRPGGIFVRQAQQLSGEDRTLMLSVARLVLNDGHGSLADQVHRRRADPLLPRLEPSLVRAEQPPVVFAAQTDSALILSNPYGGFSPDGNEYVVTLQPGQPTPAPWANVLANAHFGTVISESGAAYTWSENAHEYRLTPWHNDPISDPSGEALYLRDEDTGHFWSPTPQPCPGSGLYRTRHGFGYSVFEYEEDGIQTELWVYVALDAPIKFSRLKIRNTSGRPRRLSATCYVEWVLGDLRSKSAMHVVTEVDPFSGALFARNAFSIEFSGRVAFLDTDSTGRSFSGDRAEFIGRNGTLRTPAALTRARLSGRCGGGFDPCAAMQVALELADGESQDVVFRLGAEQDTKSATHLVQKYRGAKAAASELDAVRMHWRTTLGVIQIQTPDPAIDVLVNGWLMYQVIACRFCARSGYYQSGGAIGFRDQLQDSMAMIHADPAAARRHLLLCAAHQYPEGDVQHWWHPPQSRGVRTGCSDDFLWLPLATSRYVSITGDRSVLSEVVGYIEGRALNAGEDSYYDLPGTSQLQESLYQHCVRAIEHGLKRGVHGLPLMGGGDWNDGMNRVGEQGLGESVWLGFFEYEVLLQFSSTAQLEGDRVFAQRCTDQAATLRVSLENQGWDGAWYRRAYFDDGQVLGSANNEECRIDSIAQSWSVLSGAASQVRRQTAMDSLDLHLVRRDTGVVLLLDPPFDKGALDPGYIKGYVPGVRENGGQYTHAAVWASMAFARLGDSDRAWELLRMINPVSRRSAAQIETYKVEPYVMAADVYGVAPHTGRGGWTWYTGSAGWMYRLIVESLLGLTRCGNSLRIEPVLPADWPGFTLHYWFGATLYHIEVRQNEEATRTLSLDGKLLTDAMLGLLDDGIEHRILATCPKSTAVNEGRVTSTS